In Nocardioides palaemonis, a single genomic region encodes these proteins:
- a CDS encoding GNAT family N-acetyltransferase, whose translation MSTSLPGLEVRELDVHDDAAFDAWHAVYAAAERHDLGDFATVWQVEELRVAMQATASHSWSGGWAGHLDGEVVAAGWMRVPLLDNVELAEVAVHVLPHVRRRGVGSAVIDVLESAAADRGRRVLNGLCGWAASAGPSGDGASGPAFARSRGYDLALTEVQRELWLPVDDARLQELADAAAPAHAAYALRSWVGPVPDDLLEGWAELTSSLATEAPTGDLDLEPEAVSTEAVREREATLAAQGRTKLNTVAVTDAGEVVAYSDLATTVHEPGRAYQWGTLVHAAHRGHRLGIAVKVANLRLLQRERPDIVRLTTYNAEVNAHMVAVNEALGFRPVAWLGDFQKRLR comes from the coding sequence ATGAGCACCTCGCTGCCGGGCCTGGAGGTCCGCGAGCTCGACGTCCACGACGATGCTGCCTTCGACGCCTGGCACGCGGTCTACGCGGCTGCCGAGCGCCACGACCTGGGCGACTTCGCGACCGTGTGGCAGGTCGAGGAGCTGCGCGTCGCGATGCAGGCAACGGCGTCGCACAGCTGGTCCGGGGGATGGGCGGGCCACCTGGACGGTGAGGTCGTGGCGGCCGGCTGGATGCGGGTGCCGCTGCTCGACAACGTCGAGCTCGCCGAGGTGGCTGTCCACGTCCTGCCGCACGTCCGGCGGCGAGGCGTGGGCTCCGCGGTGATCGACGTGCTGGAGTCGGCGGCGGCCGACCGCGGTCGCCGGGTGCTCAACGGGCTCTGTGGCTGGGCGGCGTCGGCCGGCCCCTCGGGTGACGGTGCGTCTGGTCCGGCCTTCGCCCGGTCGCGAGGCTACGACCTCGCGCTCACCGAGGTGCAGCGCGAGCTGTGGCTCCCGGTCGACGACGCGCGGCTGCAGGAGCTGGCCGACGCGGCCGCGCCCGCGCACGCGGCGTACGCCCTCCGCTCGTGGGTGGGCCCGGTCCCGGACGACCTGCTCGAGGGGTGGGCCGAGCTGACCTCGAGCCTGGCCACCGAGGCGCCGACCGGCGACCTCGACCTGGAGCCCGAGGCCGTCAGCACCGAGGCGGTACGCGAGCGCGAGGCCACCCTCGCGGCGCAGGGGCGGACCAAGCTGAACACGGTCGCGGTCACGGACGCGGGTGAGGTGGTCGCCTACTCCGACCTCGCCACGACCGTCCACGAGCCCGGCCGCGCCTACCAGTGGGGCACGCTCGTCCACGCCGCGCACCGCGGTCACCGTCTCGGCATCGCGGTCAAGGTCGCGAACCTGCGGCTGCTGCAGCGCGAGCGACCCGACATCGTGCGCCTGACCACCTACAACGCGGAGGTCAACGCGCACATGGTCGCGGTCAACGAGGCGCTGGGCTTCCGGCCGGTCGCCTGGCTCGGGGACTTCCAGAAGCGCCTGCGCTGA
- a CDS encoding LLM class flavin-dependent oxidoreductase, protein MTRRGLFVAPFDALADPRVVGDLAEAAEAAGWDGFFLWDHLQYGERVGAIADVWTCCAVVADRTERMLLGPMVTPLPRRRPQVLAQQAASLAVLSRGRFVLGLGIGDDWVGELGGYGDETDPKVRGRMLDEGLAVLAGLLGDGVVDHEGEHYVARGVRGRSAPDVPVWLAGRFGNRAPLRRAARHDGFFVIGLGGPDDLDRVASDLAAYDPAPGFDLVVDLQPDQDPAPWLDRGASWVLTRVGPYDLDLEAVRRLVDAGP, encoded by the coding sequence ATGACCCGACGCGGACTCTTCGTGGCCCCCTTCGACGCCCTCGCCGACCCGAGGGTGGTCGGCGACCTCGCCGAGGCGGCGGAGGCTGCGGGGTGGGACGGGTTCTTCCTGTGGGACCACCTGCAGTACGGCGAGCGGGTCGGGGCGATCGCCGACGTCTGGACCTGCTGCGCGGTGGTCGCGGACCGCACCGAGCGGATGCTGCTCGGCCCGATGGTGACGCCGCTGCCGCGCCGGCGGCCCCAGGTGCTGGCCCAGCAGGCGGCGAGCCTGGCCGTGCTGTCGCGTGGCCGCTTCGTGCTGGGCCTCGGCATCGGCGACGACTGGGTCGGCGAGCTCGGTGGCTACGGCGACGAGACCGACCCGAAGGTCCGCGGGCGGATGCTCGACGAAGGGCTGGCCGTCCTCGCCGGCCTCCTCGGCGACGGGGTGGTCGACCACGAGGGCGAGCACTACGTCGCGCGCGGCGTGCGCGGGCGGTCGGCGCCGGACGTCCCGGTGTGGCTGGCCGGCCGGTTCGGCAACCGCGCGCCGCTGCGCCGCGCCGCCCGGCACGACGGCTTCTTCGTGATCGGGCTGGGCGGTCCGGACGACCTGGACCGGGTCGCGTCCGACCTCGCGGCGTACGACCCCGCGCCGGGGTTCGACCTGGTGGTGGACCTGCAGCCCGACCAGGACCCGGCGCCCTGGCTGGACCGTGGTGCCTCGTGGGTGCTGACCCGGGTCGGCCCCTACGACCTCGACCTCGAGGCCGTACGACGGCTCGTCGACGCCGGGCCCTGA
- a CDS encoding ABC-F family ATP-binding cassette domain-containing protein: MGHVDVAGVRYELPDGRVLLDDVSFRVGDGQKVALVGANGAGKTTLLRIVTGDLTPHAGVVTRSGGLGVMRQFVGHGGGDETVHDLLLSVAPARVRTAAAAVDAAELALMDTDDEKTQMAYAEALGEYADAGGYDTEVTWDVCTTSAMALPFDRARNRLLSTLSGGEQKRLVLEYLLRGPDQVLLLDEPDNYLDVPGKIWLEDRIRESAKTILFISHDRELLDNTATRIVTVELGSAGNLVWTHPGGFASYHEARSDRFERLEEMRRRWDEEHEKIKALVLRLKIKSEYNDGMSSQYRAAQTRLKKFEDAGPPTEQPREQQVKMRLKGGRTGKRAVVCTDLELTGLMKPFDLEVWYGERVAVLGSNGSGKSHFLRLLAAGGSDPDVEHQPVGEPPAPVVHSGKAKLGARVRPGWFVQTHEHPELVGRTLLEILHRGDDHRDGMGREAASRVLDRYELAHAGEQRFELLSGGQQARFQILLLELSGATLLLLDEPTDNLDVQSAEALEAGLEAFEGTVLAVTHDRWFARGFDRFLVYGADGEVYESDGPVWDEGRVARSR, from the coding sequence GTGGGACACGTCGACGTCGCTGGAGTGCGCTACGAGCTGCCGGACGGGCGGGTGCTGCTCGACGACGTCAGCTTCCGCGTCGGTGACGGCCAGAAGGTCGCCCTGGTCGGTGCGAACGGCGCGGGCAAGACCACCCTGCTGCGGATCGTCACCGGCGACCTCACGCCGCACGCGGGCGTGGTCACCCGCTCCGGCGGGCTCGGCGTGATGCGCCAGTTCGTCGGCCACGGTGGCGGCGACGAGACCGTCCACGACCTGCTGCTCAGCGTGGCGCCGGCGCGCGTACGCACCGCGGCCGCGGCCGTCGACGCGGCCGAGCTCGCGCTGATGGACACCGACGACGAGAAGACCCAGATGGCCTACGCCGAGGCGCTGGGGGAGTACGCCGACGCCGGCGGCTACGACACCGAGGTGACGTGGGACGTCTGCACCACGTCGGCCATGGCGCTGCCCTTCGACCGCGCCCGCAACCGGCTGCTCAGCACGCTCTCGGGCGGCGAGCAGAAGCGGCTCGTGCTGGAGTACCTGCTGCGCGGCCCCGACCAGGTGCTGCTGCTCGACGAGCCGGACAACTACCTCGACGTGCCGGGCAAGATCTGGCTCGAGGACCGGATCCGCGAGTCGGCCAAGACGATCCTCTTCATCAGCCACGACCGTGAGCTGCTCGACAACACCGCGACCCGCATCGTCACCGTCGAGCTCGGCAGCGCGGGCAACCTGGTGTGGACCCACCCGGGAGGCTTCGCGAGCTACCACGAGGCGCGCAGCGACCGCTTCGAGCGGCTGGAGGAGATGCGTCGGCGCTGGGACGAGGAGCACGAGAAGATCAAGGCGCTGGTGCTCCGGCTCAAGATCAAGTCCGAGTACAACGACGGGATGTCCTCGCAGTACCGCGCGGCCCAGACGCGGCTGAAGAAGTTCGAGGACGCCGGCCCGCCGACCGAGCAACCGCGCGAGCAGCAGGTGAAGATGCGGCTCAAGGGCGGCCGGACCGGCAAGCGCGCGGTGGTGTGCACCGACCTCGAGCTGACCGGGCTGATGAAGCCGTTCGATCTCGAGGTCTGGTACGGCGAGCGGGTCGCCGTGCTCGGCTCCAACGGCTCGGGGAAGTCGCACTTCCTGCGGCTCCTCGCCGCAGGCGGCAGCGACCCCGACGTCGAGCACCAGCCCGTGGGGGAGCCGCCCGCGCCGGTGGTGCACTCGGGCAAGGCCAAGCTCGGCGCGCGCGTGCGGCCGGGGTGGTTCGTGCAGACCCACGAGCACCCCGAGCTGGTGGGACGCACGCTGCTGGAGATCCTGCACCGCGGGGACGACCACCGCGACGGCATGGGCCGCGAGGCCGCCAGCCGGGTGCTCGACCGCTACGAGCTCGCGCACGCCGGCGAGCAGCGCTTCGAGCTGCTCAGCGGCGGCCAGCAGGCCCGCTTCCAGATCCTGCTGCTCGAGCTGTCCGGGGCGACGCTGCTGCTGCTCGACGAGCCCACCGACAACCTCGACGTGCAGTCCGCCGAGGCGCTCGAGGCCGGGCTCGAGGCCTTCGAGGGCACCGTGCTCGCGGTGACCCACGACCGCTGGTTCGCCCGCGGCTTCGACCGGTTCCTCGTCTACGGCGCCGACGGTGAGGTCTACGAGTCCGACGGCCCGGTCTGGGACGAGGGGCGGGTGGCGCGCTCGCGATGA
- a CDS encoding Nramp family divalent metal transporter: MATTTGDQQTTVPRWRVIGPGLVVAATGVGAADLVATLIAGQKFGYTLLWCVVVGCVMKIVLVEGAGRYSLATGRTIFEGWRSLGAWTTWYFAPYIVVWGFVYGAAAMAGTGLALQGLLGGLSTTWWGILSGLLGLLLVWTGRYSVFEKVLAALVGIMFVTMVGAALLTLPNLGELLTGLAPRIPENGLVNTLALAGGVGGTITLAAYGYWLREKGWSTPTYMRVMRIDNTVAYVVTGIFVLATLVVGAELLYSTSVAIESGDAGLLDLGVVLQDRYGPWAGKLFLLGFWAAAMSSLVGVWNGVSLMFADFATNISGGPAEDARAGGKWYRAYILWLTFPPMVMMFLGKPVWLILAYGVLGAFFMPFLAITLLWLLNTDRTPAEWRNKLHSNLLMVVIALAFVALCVNEVRKAVGGA, encoded by the coding sequence ATGGCGACCACCACAGGAGACCAGCAGACGACCGTCCCCCGATGGCGGGTGATCGGGCCCGGCCTGGTCGTCGCGGCGACCGGAGTCGGCGCCGCGGACCTCGTCGCGACCCTCATCGCGGGCCAGAAGTTCGGCTACACGCTGCTGTGGTGCGTGGTCGTCGGGTGCGTGATGAAGATCGTGCTGGTCGAGGGTGCCGGCCGGTACTCGCTCGCCACCGGGCGCACCATCTTCGAGGGCTGGCGCTCGCTCGGCGCGTGGACGACGTGGTACTTCGCGCCCTACATCGTCGTCTGGGGCTTCGTCTACGGCGCCGCCGCGATGGCCGGCACCGGGCTGGCCCTCCAGGGCCTGCTCGGCGGGCTCTCCACGACGTGGTGGGGCATCCTGTCGGGCCTCCTCGGGCTGCTGCTCGTGTGGACCGGGCGCTACTCGGTCTTCGAGAAGGTCCTGGCCGCGCTCGTCGGCATCATGTTCGTGACCATGGTCGGCGCCGCGCTGCTGACGCTGCCCAACCTCGGCGAGCTGCTCACCGGCCTGGCGCCGCGCATCCCCGAGAACGGGCTCGTCAACACCCTCGCGCTCGCCGGTGGGGTGGGCGGCACCATCACCCTCGCGGCCTACGGCTACTGGCTGCGCGAGAAGGGCTGGAGCACGCCGACCTACATGCGGGTCATGCGCATCGACAACACGGTCGCCTACGTCGTCACCGGGATCTTCGTGCTGGCCACCCTCGTCGTGGGCGCCGAGCTGCTCTACTCCACCAGCGTGGCGATCGAGAGCGGCGACGCCGGCCTGCTCGACCTCGGCGTGGTGCTCCAGGACCGCTACGGCCCGTGGGCGGGCAAGCTGTTCCTGCTCGGCTTCTGGGCGGCTGCGATGTCGTCCCTGGTCGGCGTCTGGAACGGCGTGAGCCTGATGTTCGCCGACTTCGCGACCAACATCAGCGGCGGCCCCGCGGAGGACGCCCGCGCCGGCGGGAAGTGGTACCGCGCGTACATCCTGTGGCTGACCTTCCCGCCGATGGTGATGATGTTCCTCGGCAAGCCGGTCTGGCTGATCCTCGCCTACGGCGTGCTCGGCGCGTTCTTCATGCCGTTCCTGGCGATCACGCTGCTGTGGCTGCTCAACACCGACCGCACCCCGGCCGAGTGGCGCAACAAGCTCCACTCCAACCTGCTGATGGTGGTGATCGCGCTGGCGTTCGTCGCGCTCTGCGTCAACGAGGTGCGCAAGGCGGTCGGCGGCGCCTGA
- a CDS encoding acyl-CoA dehydrogenase family protein — translation MDLSLTEEQQAFRALARDFLEREAVPHRMRWDHDESVDLSIVPKMAELGFFGLTIPEEHGGVGGDYVTYSLAMEELGRADSALRGIVSVSSGLVGKSILFHGTDEQKQEWLPQLASATKLGCFGLTEPGTGSDAGNLTSRAARDGSDWVLDGQKLFITNGTWADVALVFARTSDDGPRGVTAFLVPTDAPGFTAREITGKLGLRGQATAELFLDGVRVPDTARLGEVGQGFKIAMGTLDKGRLAVASGCVGIVQGCLEASVAYATERTQFGRPIASFQLVQDMIADMSVDADAARLLCWLCADLVDRGEPYGTAASKAKLFASEAAVRAANLAVQVHGGAGYVDDFPVAKYLRDARVMTLYEGTSQIQKLLVGRAETGISAF, via the coding sequence ATGGACCTCTCGCTGACCGAGGAGCAGCAGGCCTTCCGGGCGCTCGCCCGCGACTTCCTCGAGCGCGAGGCCGTCCCGCACCGGATGCGCTGGGACCACGACGAGTCCGTCGACCTCTCGATCGTGCCGAAGATGGCCGAGCTCGGGTTCTTCGGGCTCACCATCCCCGAGGAGCACGGCGGCGTCGGCGGCGACTACGTGACGTACTCCCTCGCCATGGAGGAGCTCGGCCGGGCCGACTCCGCGCTGCGCGGCATCGTGTCGGTCAGCAGCGGCTTGGTCGGCAAGTCGATCCTCTTCCACGGCACCGACGAGCAGAAGCAGGAGTGGCTCCCGCAGCTGGCCTCGGCGACGAAGCTCGGCTGCTTCGGGCTCACCGAGCCCGGCACCGGCTCGGACGCCGGCAACCTCACCTCGCGCGCCGCGCGTGACGGGTCGGACTGGGTGCTCGACGGCCAGAAGCTGTTCATCACCAACGGCACCTGGGCCGACGTCGCCCTGGTCTTCGCCCGGACCAGCGACGACGGACCGCGCGGCGTCACGGCGTTCCTCGTGCCGACCGACGCCCCCGGCTTCACCGCCCGCGAGATCACGGGCAAGCTGGGGCTCCGCGGCCAGGCGACCGCCGAGCTCTTCCTCGACGGCGTGCGCGTGCCGGACACCGCACGCCTCGGGGAGGTCGGCCAGGGCTTCAAGATCGCGATGGGCACCCTCGACAAGGGCCGGCTGGCCGTCGCGTCGGGCTGCGTCGGCATCGTGCAGGGCTGCCTCGAGGCCTCCGTCGCCTACGCCACCGAGCGCACCCAGTTCGGCCGCCCGATCGCGTCGTTCCAGCTGGTGCAGGACATGATCGCCGACATGTCGGTCGACGCCGACGCCGCCCGCCTGCTGTGCTGGCTGTGCGCCGACCTCGTCGACCGCGGCGAGCCCTACGGCACCGCGGCCTCGAAGGCGAAGCTGTTCGCCTCGGAGGCGGCCGTGCGGGCGGCCAACCTCGCCGTCCAGGTCCACGGCGGAGCCGGCTACGTCGACGACTTCCCCGTCGCGAAGTACCTCCGCGACGCCCGGGTGATGACGCTCTACGAGGGCACCTCGCAGATCCAGAAGCTGCTGGTCGGGCGTGCGGAGACGGGGATCAGCGCGTTCTGA
- a CDS encoding acyl-CoA dehydrogenase family protein produces MDFTPDDEQQALREAVRGLLATTYADHDARRRTVAEDPGFSESLWGRLAEMGVLGLPFSEADGGVGAGPVEIGIVCQELGRVLAPEPYLASVVHAGGLVAACGTPEQKTDLLGRLAAGEIVLAAADTSPGARWSSANEGVRAAVEGGAWTLTGVANPVVAGDRADVLVVAAALPDGGTGLFLVSPDAVECTGYAAADLTRAATVRFDASAATPLGEPGRDLSASIATISDLTRIMGANQALGVMQSQVRATTDYLRSRKQFGVTLNTFQALTFRAADMYVSLEMAQSMVDWATMTIAGGDPAVVADAADRVGLTIARTGRHVGQEAIQLHGGIAMTAEYAVGVGTAHVEVLGQWLGNGGHHLGRLAARVADHEMVEAV; encoded by the coding sequence ATGGACTTCACACCTGACGACGAGCAGCAGGCCCTGCGCGAGGCCGTCCGCGGCCTGCTCGCCACGACGTACGCCGACCACGACGCGCGGCGCCGCACGGTGGCCGAGGATCCCGGGTTCAGCGAGTCGCTGTGGGGCCGGCTCGCCGAGATGGGGGTGCTGGGGCTGCCCTTCAGCGAGGCCGACGGCGGTGTCGGCGCGGGACCGGTCGAGATCGGCATCGTGTGCCAGGAGCTCGGCCGGGTGCTCGCACCCGAGCCCTACCTCGCCTCCGTCGTGCACGCCGGCGGCCTGGTCGCCGCCTGCGGCACCCCGGAGCAGAAGACCGACCTGCTCGGCCGGCTCGCCGCGGGCGAGATCGTGCTCGCCGCCGCCGACACCTCGCCGGGCGCGCGGTGGTCCTCCGCCAACGAGGGCGTGCGCGCGGCCGTCGAGGGGGGCGCGTGGACGCTCACCGGCGTCGCCAACCCGGTCGTCGCGGGCGACCGCGCCGACGTCCTGGTCGTGGCCGCCGCGCTGCCCGACGGCGGCACCGGGCTGTTCCTGGTGTCGCCGGACGCCGTCGAGTGCACCGGCTACGCCGCCGCCGACCTGACCCGCGCGGCCACCGTGCGGTTCGACGCGAGCGCCGCCACCCCGCTGGGCGAGCCGGGTCGCGACCTCTCCGCGAGCATCGCCACCATCAGCGACCTCACCCGGATCATGGGCGCCAACCAGGCGCTCGGCGTGATGCAGTCGCAGGTCCGCGCCACCACGGACTACCTGAGGAGCCGCAAGCAGTTCGGCGTCACCCTCAACACCTTCCAGGCGCTCACCTTCCGCGCCGCGGACATGTACGTCTCGCTGGAGATGGCGCAGAGCATGGTCGACTGGGCGACGATGACCATCGCCGGCGGCGACCCCGCCGTGGTCGCCGACGCCGCCGACCGCGTCGGCCTCACGATCGCGCGCACCGGCCGCCACGTCGGGCAGGAGGCCATCCAGCTGCACGGCGGGATCGCGATGACGGCCGAGTACGCCGTGGGCGTCGGCACCGCCCACGTCGAGGTGCTCGGCCAGTGGCTGGGCAACGGCGGTCACCACCTCGGCCGTCTCGCCGCCCGCGTCGCCGACCACGAGATGGTCGAGGCCGTCTGA
- a CDS encoding acyl-CoA dehydrogenase family protein, producing MQLELSATDTDFRARMREFFTTKVPQEIRDTVLAGRHLGHDQIVESQRILNAEGLAVPHWPTEWGGQDWTDLQRHLWHEEMQRAGVPLPLAFNASMIGPVIAQFGTEEQKERFLPATANLDIWWSQGFSEPDAGSDLASLRTSAVRDGDDWVVNGQKTWTTLGQYGDWIFTLVRTDPEVKKQAGISMLLIDMTTPGVEVRPIELIDGGHEVNEVWFSDVRVPGDLMVGEPGQGWTIAKFLLGNERVGVAPVGATKRALARLKSEAGDQLDDPLVRARVAELENDLLALELTALRVVAHSSDGAPHPASSVLKLRGSELQQAVSELALDLAGPASLAARADDDSPQEDWARRAAPTYLNLRKASIYGGSNEVQRQIISRTILGL from the coding sequence ATGCAGCTCGAGTTGAGCGCCACCGACACCGACTTCCGCGCTCGGATGCGCGAGTTCTTCACCACGAAGGTGCCGCAGGAGATCCGGGACACCGTCCTGGCCGGACGCCACCTGGGCCACGACCAGATCGTGGAGAGCCAGCGCATCCTCAACGCCGAGGGCCTCGCGGTCCCGCACTGGCCCACCGAGTGGGGCGGGCAGGACTGGACCGACCTCCAGCGCCACCTGTGGCACGAGGAGATGCAGCGCGCCGGCGTCCCTCTGCCGCTGGCCTTCAACGCCTCGATGATCGGTCCGGTGATCGCGCAGTTCGGCACCGAGGAGCAGAAGGAGCGGTTCCTGCCGGCCACCGCCAACCTCGACATCTGGTGGTCCCAGGGCTTCTCCGAGCCCGACGCCGGATCCGACCTGGCGAGCCTGCGCACCTCCGCGGTGCGCGACGGCGACGACTGGGTGGTCAACGGGCAGAAGACCTGGACCACGCTCGGCCAGTACGGCGACTGGATCTTCACGCTCGTGCGCACCGACCCCGAGGTCAAGAAGCAGGCCGGCATCTCGATGCTGCTCATCGACATGACGACGCCCGGCGTCGAGGTGCGGCCGATCGAGCTGATCGATGGCGGTCACGAGGTCAACGAGGTCTGGTTCTCCGACGTCCGGGTCCCCGGCGACCTGATGGTCGGCGAGCCGGGCCAGGGCTGGACGATCGCGAAGTTCCTCCTCGGCAACGAGCGGGTCGGGGTGGCACCCGTCGGCGCCACCAAGCGGGCGCTCGCCCGGCTGAAGTCGGAGGCCGGCGACCAGCTGGACGACCCGCTCGTCCGCGCCCGTGTCGCCGAGCTGGAGAACGACCTGCTCGCGCTCGAGCTCACCGCGCTGCGGGTCGTGGCGCACTCCTCCGACGGCGCGCCCCACCCGGCCTCGTCGGTCCTCAAGCTCCGCGGCTCGGAGCTGCAGCAGGCCGTCAGCGAGCTCGCGCTCGACCTCGCCGGTCCCGCCTCGCTCGCGGCCCGCGCCGACGACGACTCACCGCAGGAGGACTGGGCACGCCGCGCGGCGCCGACCTACCTCAACCTGCGCAAGGCCTCGATCTACGGCGGCTCCAACGAGGTGCAGCGCCAGATCATCAGCCGCACCATCCTGGGACTCTGA
- a CDS encoding S1C family serine protease, with protein sequence MSDGFPPQNGAGEPADQSVPTPQQQPAGGWQHSPGWPAPGGTLTQQRPPRRRRAGLAAAVVATSLLVGGGAGIGGAAFWDATHDDPAGSSSASPVSTSTVSSQTRSPAADGSVESVAQKVLPSVVKINVSGQQGEASGSGIILTADGTILTNNHVVELAENGGTLKVDFNDGTSADAEILGTDPLTDTAVIKASGVSDLTPATIGKSANLGVGEGVVAIGSPFGLDATVTSGIVSALDRPVNVGSDDQGNSTTYPAIQTDAAINPGNSGGPLVDMSGAVIGINSSIRTAASQSAFGSSEQSGSIGLGFAIPIDEVMPIVDQMAQGETPTHARLGIRVGDDASGAKISDVTAGSTAADAGIQAGDVITSVDGKKITGADSLVATIRSYRPGDKVSITWTRGGDSQEATVTLDSDATSSTS encoded by the coding sequence ATGAGCGACGGATTCCCTCCCCAGAACGGCGCCGGTGAGCCGGCCGACCAGTCCGTTCCCACCCCGCAGCAGCAGCCCGCGGGCGGGTGGCAGCACTCCCCCGGCTGGCCCGCCCCGGGCGGCACCCTCACCCAGCAGCGCCCGCCACGCCGACGTCGCGCCGGCCTGGCCGCCGCGGTGGTCGCGACCTCGCTGCTCGTCGGTGGTGGCGCCGGCATCGGCGGTGCCGCGTTCTGGGACGCCACCCACGACGACCCGGCCGGTTCCTCCAGCGCCAGCCCGGTCTCCACCTCGACGGTGTCGAGCCAGACCCGGTCCCCGGCCGCCGACGGGTCGGTCGAGTCGGTCGCGCAGAAGGTGCTGCCGAGCGTGGTGAAGATCAACGTCAGCGGCCAGCAGGGCGAGGCGTCGGGGTCGGGCATCATCCTCACCGCCGACGGCACCATCCTCACCAACAACCACGTCGTCGAGCTGGCCGAGAACGGCGGGACGCTCAAGGTCGACTTCAACGACGGCACCAGCGCCGACGCGGAGATCCTCGGCACGGACCCGCTGACCGACACGGCCGTCATCAAGGCGTCCGGCGTCTCGGACCTCACGCCGGCGACCATCGGCAAGTCCGCCAACCTCGGGGTCGGCGAGGGCGTCGTGGCGATCGGGTCGCCCTTCGGGCTCGACGCCACCGTCACCTCCGGCATCGTCAGCGCCCTCGACCGCCCGGTCAACGTCGGCTCCGACGACCAGGGCAACTCCACGACGTACCCCGCGATCCAGACCGACGCGGCGATCAACCCCGGCAACTCCGGCGGCCCGCTGGTCGACATGTCCGGTGCCGTGATCGGCATCAACTCCTCCATCCGCACCGCGGCCTCGCAGTCGGCGTTCGGCTCCTCCGAGCAGTCCGGCTCGATCGGCCTGGGCTTCGCGATCCCGATCGACGAGGTGATGCCGATCGTGGACCAGATGGCGCAGGGCGAGACGCCCACCCACGCCCGCCTCGGGATCCGGGTCGGCGACGACGCGTCCGGCGCGAAGATCTCCGACGTCACGGCCGGCTCGACCGCCGCCGACGCGGGCATCCAGGCCGGCGACGTGATCACGTCGGTGGACGGGAAGAAGATCACCGGCGCCGACTCGCTCGTCGCGACGATCCGCTCCTACCGCCCCGGCGACAAGGTGAGCATCACCTGGACCCGCGGCGGCGACTCCCAGGAGGCGACGGTGACGCTCGACAGCGACGCCACCTCCAGCACCAGCTGA